The DNA segment ACATTCTCATTTTTCGAGGATGTTGAGCGTCattcgagtgagtgaatgagtcagtttagttttacgccgcactcagcagtattccatctatatggcggcggtctgtaaataatcgagtctggaccagacaatctagtgatgaaaaaaatgagcaaccaagtcagcgagcctaccacccgatcccgttaatcgcctcttacgacaagcatagtcgccttttatggcaaacatgggttgctgaaggaccgTCACGGGTCGAGCGTCATTCGACTGACGCACTCCCCTATTATGGTTCGCTATAACTATAAGTTCTCGTGTTTGTTAATTGTACGTTTTATAACTACAGTTGACTAGCcgttgcatgtatttgtgaccgGTTCCACTCATGATGCAGGAAACCCTCACCATTTCAATAGCGTTAAATACTTTAATACTCGTGACACAGCCATACTCGTACCACCATCGCTAATCTCCAGGATATCACTACATTGTATACCACTATATCAAGGATGCATCTATGGCCATGATGAAAtgtttattacctccctttgctggctccgcattctcacagtagccagccAGATTAAGCCAACGTTACaaccgaacttgccagtgtcaacaaagatagcggtcaTAGCCGCGagggtttgttcgcagtgccgctcagatttgggggaaacgATGCAGACACTTGAAATATGCAAGCCTGAAATCCTTCCATCCCTTTCAGAATACCTCTGCAACCATGGTGTTGCCAaatttaatcggttagataatttaagaagaGAGGGTGAGTAGTGATTGGTGCGCTCAACCTCctagcgtagacacctgattggataaaaatccaaccaagggaggtaatacaaaTATCGGACCACAGATGCATCCTGGGTATAGTGGAGTGTTATCAGAACGTATACACTGGATATTGTCGAGGATGTACTCGTGCAATCGTACCTTGTTAGCAGAAATTTCATATTTCTAATGAACTTGGCAAGGCTCTGTCGCTTTTTACTCTGAAGTGTCCAAACGCAATGACAGTGTTCGAGAAAATGCGGGGTTGACCAGCCGTGCTCACTGCTAACAGAACATGTTTTCAGTTACTTTGCGAGTAATCTAGCTTCTTGTGAGAAGGAAGCACAAGTTTATACCACTTACAACACGTTTGTTAAACGTAGGAGCGCGAGCATGCTGCTGCCCAATGACCACACACTGGGCGGTTCTTTGAGGCTAGAAGGACAATCATACATCAGTGGGGGGTCACATGATGCTTGTACTTCTAGCTAGAGGAAATTCTGGGGCATAATATATTCCCATTACGTCAGTCATGAAGATTTTAAGGCGGAGTTGATGATGCGATTCCTTATTACTGACAATTTCTGATCGTAGGCGGAAACTGAAACGATCATTTTAACTACAGTGTTCATTAATATAAATATGTCTATAAATTTCAATGGAACTAGGATAATATCGTGTTCATGGTGATACTTCTGAATGTCACTGACAGCAGCAAGAGATGGCTAAAATGAGTTCCCTTTCATTATTGTCAATCTCAGTTCCTCACATGCCCTTCATCCGAGTAATTTGATTGGTCTGCTATTCCCAGAGCCCCGATTCGATTCATGTTCAAGGCTAGGTGCAAAGAGGCTGTTTCACAGTTCCGTATGCGCGTCGTCATCTTTCGGATTGAGAGACTGGGTCTACTTAGGGAGGAAAACGGTAGAAAAAGAGGTCCCAGGTATTTGTCCCCAAACAATGCAGATATTGTATGCACGTGGCCctcgtgggacaccagaaacggacttcacacattgtgcctatggggaatcgaacccgggtcttaagcgtgacgagcgaacgctttaacctatAGGCTATCCCATCGCCTCATAAATGATATTGAATATCACGTTGTGCACACTGTAGACGTGTCAAGATACAGAAATTTCACGAGGCGATTCGAATCACGATATTTGGGAACGATACGATGCTATTCGATCCACATCACGATGCTAATATTTTCTTTAGAAacgtatattttgatatcaagtaacagtcTAAACATTGACATAACCGTCAATTTCTGGTGACAATTAACAATTTTGAGGTCAACGATACCTATCACGGTACTAAAAAaagtatcgatatatttatcgttcaataaagtatcacgattatcgatactaGGACATATCGTCACAGCTCTAGTGGACACTGACAACTGACTGCAACACGACACCGCTGTGGGAAAGTGAGTTTCAAATTGAGTTGAAATTCAGTTATGCAACTTCTTTAACCAGTAAAGACTATACTACAGCCGAAGGTAATCACATAAACTATATTCCCATAATTGCGAACGTTCCTTTTGAAacgtttgaaaatatttcggTGGCGTTTGGCAAACATACGTTTAGTTTtgcaccgctttcagcaatattccagcaacctcatggcaggggacatcaaaaatagtttcacacattgtgcaggAACATGAATTTCAGAGGACTTCACGCAAAGCAAAGGATAGCCCGTGGCAATGAGTTATTGAAAACATACAGAATGCTGATTAGCGTAAGGCCAAAGACTGATGGAATCTGATCAGATGATCTGCATTCTGGTTACACTATCTTTACTTATTATATATTTGCCCTGTTATGCAtctaaatatataaacagaCGATATGTGCACGTTCCGGTTGACAACACACGTGATGACTGTCATCCGTGTCCCCCGGAGTATTGTATCTTCATACTGTCACTGATACATAAGAGAATGAAGATACGGCACATCGGAATATCCAGTATCTACAACAGCGGTAGGATTTCCTCTGTACTATCAGATGGAATATTTTAtacaaatagctggaatattgctgagtgcggcgttcaacaacaaacaagtgCATGGATTGCTGAGGATTAATTTCACGGATCTTCAGTTCAGTGAAACAACTGTGTACGGTTCTgtcttaattaaaacaatacAGGTACAATATTATACATGGCATTTAATtgcatcactgaattgtccTTCAACTTCCTGGTCAAGAACGCTTCGAATCCACACATTATAAAGTATCCCTTCAGTCACGTGACTTGAGATCGTGTGTGATGTGACGTTTCCGACAATGACGGACACTGTCGACTCGGTGTCACTGTTCTGCAGCCATATTTCATACTCCAGTGTTTTATACTCCAAATACATCACATTCCACGAACGTTCCCATGACAACGTAACCCCTTGTCCGTCGGAACTGACGTCACACACCACCTGTCTTACTGGAGAAGGTATGAGTTGGTTCTTTGCTTCGAGTCTCGCTGTACTTACAGAAACAGACTGCTTCAGCATTTCGGTTATTGAAGGAATATTGACTTTAGTATCTTGATAAATGTGAAACAACCAGGATGGATCCTCACAGCAAAGATGTAACGGGacttctgattggttaataatgtcctCCTGCTCCTCTTTGGGCAGGTCATGAATCCCACCAAGTTCTGTGGGCCAGTCAGGATGCATAATTGTGTCTTCACGGTTCTGATTGGCCCATGCTTTATAAACAAGCTGCATGCCATGTATTTCCGCTAGTGTTTTAAAAGGTGTGTAGTTTTCCGGGTTGATAGCATAGGGAAATAATTCAATTACGAAACTCCCTGGATTCAGAAATGTTGCGAGAATCATTAACGAACCATGCATACCAATAATACCTCGAGAACCATGGACTATTTTCATCATTTCGCTAACAGAGTGGCTTTCGAACCCTATAACCACCACTTTCAACCCAGTTTCTCGAGCAATCCCTATCGTTAAATCTACTTCGTTTAATATCAACCTGTTTAATCGCCTGGACAATAGTACAACGTACTCTCCAGAACCGCAAATTTGGCAAGGTTCTGAAGATTCAGTCAACAGATACTGGACAGCGGCATGGACTTGCTGACTGGGCACGTCCGCGTCTTTTTCCACTGGCCCTTGTGGTCTATCAAAGCCGTACTGGTACCAAGTGGTCCTTTTTGAGATTCCGATGTGACCGTTCCTGAAGCAGACTATTCTTCCGAGAATattcattttgtcttttgttaGAATGTCGTATGGCGTGAAAAGTGAATAAATAGTTTCAAACTCCCCTGTTTCCCACCCGTCAAGAAGCACAAGTTGTACATGGTCGCTGGAACTATTTTTTCCAAGCGACACCAGCTGCAGCGTGTAATGAAGAGGCAGGATGTCGTCATGGATGACGTGCATTATATTGTCCGGTTTAAACCGACTAAACACCAGCGTCTCTTCTTCAACCCAATGAACGCTGGTATCCCTTAAGATCCGAGAAGGGGCATCTACAGCGCTGAACACGTGAGTGGTATGACCTTGAACCGTAGACAGGTCCATCAAACCATGGCGGACACTCGTCATGTCCGCACCTTCAATAAAACTCCCAGGGCCATGCAGGAATACAAAATCCTCCTTCTGGGGATAATAAcacaaattttcaaatttacaaattCTTGACGATTTGTTATGACCTAAACACCAGAGTCTTGTACTGTTGTCATGTATATTTGCCACGGGAGGATGGACAGAGTTGTGTTTCCCTTCCTTACTCAGGTAACCATGGTTGATAGGACCAGGTTCTTCGTCATGGACTTCCATATCGTCGTCATGGTGAGGCTTGCAATATATTTCCAGATCTTCATAAGCAAACTTCACTTGTAGGTACTTTCTTAGCAGTGTGGCAATGACGGCGAGGGTCACTGCGTGCGTTATGTAATGAAGGGATGGCATCTTCAGTTGACCTCATGGCAGAAAATCTGGAAAAAATAAATTCTGTGGGATAAATAATAGCTTTACTCGGGTGCTGTAGCTAGCTCTTCATTCGAAGGACGTGACATCAAGAGCATGAAGCTACGCAAATGGAGTACGGTGACACTCAATTAACTAAACAAACACTCACATTTTTACAGATTGGCGTCCCTGCCCAGAAGCTAAAGCGTTCGCGAGTCACCCTCAGGACACGATTTCAATTCTCCATCTGAAATCCGTTTCTGGTTTACGTCATTATATAACTGGCGTAATACTATAacgctaaactcactcacaacgtCGTATGTTTGTATAATGACCTCTTATGACAAAATACGTTTCGGGGGACCCATTTGTGCCAGCAGTCCCAGAGGTTGATTACTGCGTGTAGAAGGAGAAGATTTTAGCGTCACATTCGGCGTCTTTATTCACGCTGGATCACCGCGACCGATAACTATTCATACCTGTGCTAACACCTGCCATCATGGCCGGCTAACGCATAAACAATCAGGTCACACATACTGCAGAGCACAAGATCCCCATTTAAATCGATCCAATTGTAGACTGGCTAATTATCAACGATCGTTGTCATGGGTGACCAGAAATCGAAGACATTGAACTCAAGGATACGTATATTCCAAAATATTTCCTTCCTGCATTAAAGCGCCCTGGAGACTAACGGTAAGCAATACAGATAATAATCGATATAGTGACGGAGAAAGCGAATCAGAGAAATATTGAGAGAAATATTGAATAAGTAAGaccgctttgaacagtattacaGATATAGTATGGCGTGTCGTTTGATGTTAgaccggagtgagtgagtttagttttacgccacactgagcaacattccagctatatggcggcggtccgtaaataattgtcgaccagacaatccagtgatcaacaacatagcatcgatctgcgcaattggaaactgatgacatgtgtcagccaagtcggcgagcctgaccacccgatcccgttagtcgcctcttacgacaagcatagtcaccttttatggcaagcatgggttgctgaaggcctattctaccccgggaccttcacgggtctgttagGCCGGAACCGAGAAGTGATTCATATCTTAAGTTACTTCCAACTTTGTtgaaatcagtgagtgagtgagtctggttttacgtcgcctttagtaatattccagcaataacaaggcgaaggacaccagaaattagcttcacacattgtaccctgggtcttcagcgtgacaagcggacgctttaaccactaagctaccccatcgcccttgACATCTATAAGCAAAGATGTGGTGTTGACAAACCGAGAAACAATCGGAACGATACAGGATTCGTGCATCCAGTCCCACGTGCCACCAtaccaaagggaggcaacccTAGAAGCTAACTGCAGCAACTTAGACGGCTGAATGACAAGACTTTTTCACGGGTTTGGTTTCTGGGGGCCGAAATTAGTAATATCTTTTAGAGATATCTTGATGATATCTTGAAATGATAAAGATGTCTCAAAAGTAGATAATTAGACATATATGCCATAAAATTCATATCACGAAATGAATTAAGGGTAAGATGAAGAACCTAAACGATATCTTAAAAAGAACTGCTGATATCTAAAATTGAATCGGCGGGTTAAGAATAGGATTTAAAGATGTATACATATTCATGTTTGTAATGATATCAGTAGTTCAATCACCGATATGTCCGGTATAACTTGTTTGTAGTTCGTCTTTAAAATAGACGGAAAAGAGTTCAAGGACAAATGtaaaaattaacacaaaataaattatcaatgacatttttaatttaatttgaCCTTAGTCAATGATTTATCTAACCGATGTCTTAAATGTATTAATGATGGCTTTAATATGCTTGTTGATATATGTCTGTAATATTTAGAGTTATTTTGTACTGAATTTACGATTTCATTAAAGATTAATTTCTAACATCATTATGTGCACTatgattttatttgtttaatgaAATATTAATACATTAATACATTCTTTAATACACATTAATAGATATTccgaaatattttgatatttcagaaacattttcAGATATTCGTACTTCCACTTTGGATATGAGAAACTAATTACATTGTGTATACCTTTGAAGATATTTTCGATTTTTTTACCGATATCCAAATAACTCCTTGACATTTTAAATGCAGCACAGATATAATATCATATTAATAATTTATTGATAAATGTGACAGTGGCATAGAATATGGATGTGTAACACGTACATTAATCGAAGCCTTTGGGACTGGTTATATTTATGATGGAGTCTGCCATGTATGGTGTCCTCTCATGTGTTCAAGGAATTACTACATGTAATGggtcaaacaatcaaaaggaGACCATCCTCGATAATGCCTACATCCACTTGGTATTCATTTGATTTTACATCACATTACCGAAAGCCACCGGTGCCTTTGTGAGGACTCAAAACGTAATGTATACTTCGGCGACCACTCATACAGAGCCTCATACATTTCCGGAGCATCGCATGAAACTACTACAAAATACATCCATATTCCGTTACAGAACAGGAAACACATTACCTGTAACGTGTACTCTACTTCATGAGGTACGATCCTCCACAACGTTGTCTCGATACTTCATAATACACAAAGGAAATTGGTAATCGGTGGGGAAATTTGGCTTGCCTCGACGTATCTAAAGGTGAAGGCCGTTGTTCCCGGAAGTGACCTTTGCTTTTGTGCGCGGCGGGGAATGTTGGAAGTACGAAGGCAAGAATGGGATTTGTGTTCGATCGATATCCTATCGATGTCTCCTATGTCCTGGCATCTGCAGGCTTGGAGGGCAATTTGTTTCCCTGCATTCATCAGCAGTTAGCGGATATGAACGACTGTGACACTGGATATGGATTCGGTGTAATTAGAGATCCAGGGT comes from the Haliotis asinina isolate JCU_RB_2024 chromosome 12, JCU_Hal_asi_v2, whole genome shotgun sequence genome and includes:
- the LOC137258502 gene encoding protein O-linked-mannose beta-1,4-N-acetylglucosaminyltransferase 2-like, whose translation is MPSLHYITHAVTLAVIATLLRKYLQVKFAYEDLEIYCKPHHDDDMEVHDEEPGPINHGYLSKEGKHNSVHPPVANIHDNSTRLWCLGHNKSSRICKFENLCYYPQKEDFVFLHGPGSFIEGADMTSVRHGLMDLSTVQGHTTHVFSAVDAPSRILRDTSVHWVEEETLVFSRFKPDNIMHVIHDDILPLHYTLQLVSLGKNSSSDHVQLVLLDGWETGEFETIYSLFTPYDILTKDKMNILGRIVCFRNGHIGISKRTTWYQYGFDRPQGPVEKDADVPSQQVHAAVQYLLTESSEPCQICGSGEYVVLLSRRLNRLILNEVDLTIGIARETGLKVVVIGFESHSVSEMMKIVHGSRGIIGMHGSLMILATFLNPGSFVIELFPYAINPENYTPFKTLAEIHGMQLVYKAWANQNREDTIMHPDWPTELGGIHDLPKEEQEDIINQSEVPLHLCCEDPSWLFHIYQDTKVNIPSITEMLKQSVSVSTARLEAKNQLIPSPVRQVVCDVSSDGQGVTLSWERSWNVMYLEYKTLEYEIWLQNSDTESTVSVIVGNVTSHTISSHVTEGILYNVWIRSVLDQEVEGQFSDAIKCHV